From Tripterygium wilfordii isolate XIE 37 chromosome 13, ASM1340144v1, whole genome shotgun sequence, the proteins below share one genomic window:
- the LOC120012627 gene encoding uncharacterized protein LOC120012627, whose product MCYRVCILTLSTSRIKDMASRKPCSAPKTDSESSSNSNPQWITESSNPKFKGKTIRFPMAFVGLHSSTGMQGHLKFHVNSAMTGRFAIPGVNRFQGLDMSLISRSKELASTDARRLGLPYLCIAPHHNEDDFIPRPLIAENIGNKFIRWGTSLNPRGEISYLNGFWEWSRRVAGLLKDRGLEDLSLAVQAATMEYHRPPSAYRALCEVWCPETSTFVTRHGEIGISLWEMRDISGLSILGDYYEEVIPSFRELTDGKSLPDSCLHLFKAFQHIAGEKVIDRIKHADWLLWKILFLLESHSKLEKLQVKDATTTKSIAKRKATLEDGFRGLANWIKKN is encoded by the exons ATGTGCTATAGAGTTTGTATACTCACTCTTTCAACATCACGCATAAAAG atatgGCCTCCCGCAAACCGTGTTCAGCCCCGAAGACGGATTCTGAGAGTAGCTCAAACTCGAATCCACAATGGATTACAGAATCTAGTAATCCCAAATTTAAAGGGAAAACAATTCGTTTTCCGATGGCTTTTGTTGGACTTCACTCTTCTACAGGCATGCAGGGTCATCTTAAATTTCACGTCAATAGTGCAATGACTGGCCGTTTTGCTATCCCCGGTGTCAATCGATTTCAAGGTTTGGATATGTCTTTAATTAGCAGATCCAAGGAATTGGCATCCACGGATGCCCGTCGTCTTGGCCTACCTTACTTGTGTATTGCACCACATCATAATGAGGATGACTTCATCCCACGACCTTTGATTGCCGAGAATATTGGGAACAAATTTATTAGATGGGGGACATCTTTGAATCCCAGAGGAGAGATTTCATATCTAAATGGCTTTTGGGAGTGGTCCAGACGGGTTGCTGGACTCCTTAAGGATAGAGGCTTGGAAGATTTATCATTAGCAGTCCAAGCAGCAACGATGGAATATCATCGTCCCCCTTCAGCATATCGGGCTTTATGTGAGGTATGGTGTCCTGAAACCAGTACCTTTGTGACGAGGCATGGAGAAATTGGCATTTCTCTTTGGGAAATGCGAGATATTTCCGGATTGTCTATACTTGGTGATTATTATGAAGAGGTTATTCCGAGTTTTAGGGAACTCACTGATGGAAAATCTCTTCCAGATTCTTGTCTTCATCTCTTTAAGGCTTTTCAACATATAGCCGGAGAAAAGGTTATTGATCGAATCAAGCATGCAGATTGGCTTCTTTGGAAGATCTTATTTCTGCTC gaatcacATTCAAAGCTAGAGAAGCTCCAAGTTAAGGATGCCACTACAACTAAGTCGATTGCTAAACGGAAGGCAACTTTGGAAGATGGATTCCGTGGGCTAGCGAATTGGATCAAGAAGAATTAg